The Nomia melanderi isolate GNS246 chromosome 7, iyNomMela1, whole genome shotgun sequence genome includes a window with the following:
- the LOC116425099 gene encoding F-box only protein 33: MIRVINGGVVYLDEITNSESDATEKATSRKCEGQLSSTKANSCSSYKGANRTTEMAQEDNNPCWNNLPSVILQEIFSYLPHNSRLRASQVCKNWRYALFHPSFWKKITFALGQEDRIVWARFLSESFGLSVHEATIRCETSNHSVDEIVTILKKLSCNRQLRKLFLESSSSCFEYEDDEYIDGCFSPLIKPIIKIIETANRLEALSLGCVEDLSCSASVFLKPLHMNHAKHLTTLSLASVRDDPEYHYRDFGFENEILFYSFIRLSILTLDYEFVNDSLLKALNNGVMERLVIHLHGWNDNYAGTSDNAWQTFVQRNPKCELRLNLIHSYVGIEMLHSEILCRSMPLTHLKALFCESVNTRALLVLSGWYHHCLKSLIWIDSMDPKKIIPETCDPSEPDGPDPLVLIAWKCTELVELVFIGHKYYQENLLAIARLRGSSLKSLVFAQRDIASYNESWHKAESITHEIQEIIGHRWEQLSDADLPSVVKNPFTGDSRDVIMPLVLRDQK; this comes from the exons ATGATACGTGTTATAAATGGGGGTGTTGTATATTTGGACGAGATAACAAATTCGGAGAGTGATGCGACAGAGAAGGCAACGTCAAGAAAGTGCGAGGGGCAGCTGTCTTCGACGAAGGCAAACAGCTGTTCGTCCTATAAAGGTGCAAATCGTACGACAGAAATGGCGCAAGAGGACAATAATCCGTGCTGGAATAACCTGCCCAGTGTCATCCTGCAGGAAATATTCTCGTATCTGCCACACAATAGCCGGTTGAGAGCCTCTCag GTTTGTAAAAATTGGAGGTATGCTTTGTTTCACCCTAGTTTCTGGAAAAAAATCACATTTGCCCTTGGACAGGAAGACAGAATTGTGTGGGCTAG ATTTCTATCGGAAAGCTTTGGACTTAGCGTGCACGAAGCTACAATTCGTTGTGAGACATCAAATCATTCTGTTGATGAAATTGTAACTATCTTAAAGAAATTAAGCTGCAACAGACAGCTTCGAAAATTGTTCTTGGAATCTAGTAGTAGCTGTTTCGAATATGAAGATGACGAATACATTGATGGATGTTTTTCACCATTGATAAAgcctattataaaaattattgaaacagctAATCGCTTAGAAGCTCTGAGTTTAGGATGTGTAGAAGATTTATCATGCAGCGCTAGCGTATTTCTAAAACCACTTCATATGAATCACGCCAAGCATTTGACAACTTTAAGCCTGGCATCTGTTAGAGATGATCCTGAGTACCACTATCGGGATTTTGGATTtgagaatgaaattttgttttactcATTCATCAGATTGTCTATTTTGACATTGGATTATGAGTTTGTAAATGATAGTTTGCTGAAAGCATTAAATAATGGAGTTATGGAAAGGCTTGTAATTCATTTACATGGTTGGAATGACAATTATGCAGGAACAAGTGATAATGCCTGGCAAACTTTTGTTCAAAGAAA TCCAAAATGTGAGCTACGATTGAATCTTATACACTCCTATGTTGGCATTGAAATGTTGCATTCAGAAATACTTTGTCGTTCTATGCCTCTTACACATTTGAAAGCTCTATTTTGTGAAAGTGTCAACACCAGAGCATTACTTGTGCTATCCGGTTGGTATCATCACTGTTTAAAATCTTTGATATGGATTGATTCTATGGATCCTAAAAAAATAATACCAGAAACATGTGACCCAAGTGAGCCTGATGG CCCTGATCCATTAGTACTCATTGCATGGAAGTGTACAGAACTTGTGGAACTTGTATTCATTGGCCACAAATATTACCAGGAAAATTTGTTAGCTATTGCACGTCTACGAGGAAGTTCCCTTAAGTCATTAGTGTTTGCACAAAGAGACATTGCATCCTACAATGAGTCTTGGCACAAGGCTGAAAGCATCACACAT GAAATACAAGAAATAATAGGTCATCGTTGGGAACAGTTAAGTGATGCTGACTTGCCTTCAGTTGTTAAGAATCCATTTACAGGTGATAGCAGAGATGTGATCATGCCGTTGGTCCTCAGAGACCAAAAATAA
- the LOC116425098 gene encoding uncharacterized protein LOC116425098 yields MTRLKIQMMKFFVFLLIFLATQSTVCDGNFRINRNAPEQRLIGKSVNETSNNVNTHTPSNGQQKEHQNVVSLDDTMTNPENNKTLNNITLKSSVDNKTTNTTEPRKEHEGIGHPTTLNTGALKRGIYVFIGLSVLIMAYIMFRNLRLNKTRAQMVRKYGILANRQDVEMRPLPLDEEDDEDTTVFDASNILSNNIRHQSL; encoded by the exons ATGACGCGCTTGAAGATCCAGATGatgaaattttttgtatttctgttGATCTTTTTGGCTACACAAAGCACAGTATGCGATGGAAATTTTAGGATAAACAGGAATGCACCTGAACAGAGGTTAATAGGAAAAAGTGTTAATGAAACCTCCAACAATGTTAACACGCACACTCCGTCAAATGGACAACAAAAAGAGCACCAAAATGTAGTATCACTTGACGACACGATGACAAAtcctgaaaataataaaacgttaAATAATATAACCTTAAAGTCGTCGGTAGATAATAAGACTACTAATACCACAGAACCACGAAAAGAG CATGAAGGTATAGGACATCCGACTACTTTAAATACTGGAGCTTTGAAGCGTGGTATTTATGTGTTTATTGGCCTAAGTGTTCTTATCATGGCCTATATCATGTTCCGTAATCTTAG GTTAAATAAAACACGTGCGCAAATGGTCAGAAAGTATGGTATCCTCGCAAACAGACAAGATGTTGAAATGAGACCATTACCATTGGATGAGGAAGATGACGAGGATACTACTGTCTTTGATGCCAGTAATATTCTCTCTAACAACATTCGACATCagagtttataa
- the LOC116425095 gene encoding uncharacterized protein LOC116425095 yields the protein MTKDHEKLKDVSEHFTEEKLEEVLKSVYKGQKANVLDWYFDEASSKGDNYLSTVNKIKIVANVDGKEVELKLVVKSLPNNIGRRNTYRSVDFFYNEIIFYTKIATKFEEFLNNKGQNGLLCIPRHLASALDGKADYIALEDVSPLGYKSISRQSCLNEVEYAMLLKTIARFHAISFAYKDQKKEEFNDLVKNLNETYMSDEHWDWYKRFHKRLINIAKNALEMEYPNSEAEKRFKSYEFGALYKKAAEFCTRKYEPTSVVSHGDCWAPNFLSQDNNILMLDFQLTRCASPVLDISMCFYGCTDKNLWDEHFDKLLTVYYDELSSTIKLLGSVPENLYSWDTFMNEVKEQFMFGAVFALEMVPFSLLDESESFDLDIIKDESGVNIDDVWTLSNMKDKSGRLRLANVFVHAVEKGFL from the exons ATGACTAAAGACCACGAAAAATTAAAAGATGTAAGTGAACATTTTACTGAAGAAAAACTAGAAGAAGTCTTAAAATCTGTCTACAAAGGACAAAAAGCAAATGTTTTAGATTGGTATTTTGACGAAGCAAGTAGTAAAGGTGACAATTATTTATCAACTGTTAATAAGATTAAAATAGTTGCTAATGTTGATGGTAAAGAAGTGGAACTCAAGTTGGTAGTCAAATCTTTACCAAACAATATAGGTAGAAGAAACACATACAGAAGCgtagattttttttataatgaaattattttttacacaAAG ATTGCTacaaaatttgaagaatttctcAATAATAAAGGACAAAATGGACTATTATGTATACCACGTCACTTAGCTTCTGCTCTTGATGGTAAAGCCGATTATATAGCCCTAGAAGATGTTTCTCCTCTAGGGTATAAATCAATATCTAGACAGAGTTGTTTAAATGAAGTTGAATATGCAATGCTTTTGAAAACTATAGCAAGATTTCATGCAATTTCTTTTGCATACAAAGaccaaaaaaaagaagaatttaatgaTCTTGTGAAAAACTTGAATGAAACATATATGAGTGATGAGCATTGGGATTGGTACAAAAGGTTTCAT AAAAGgctaataaatattgcaaaaaatgCTCTGGAAATGGAATATCCTAACAGTGAAGCAGAGAAACGTTTTAAGTCATATGAATTTGGTGCTCTATATAAAAAAGCTGCTGAATTTTGCACTCGTAAATATGAACCAACATCTGTAGTGAGCCATGGTGATTGCTGGGCTCCAAACTTTTTGTCTCAAGACAATAACATTTTGATGCTTGATTTTCAATTAACAAGATGTGCCAGTCCAGTCTTAGATATATCAATGTGTTTTTATGGTTGTACAGACAAAAACCTTTGGGATGAACACTTTGATAAGTTATTAACAGTTTATTATGATGAACTTTCCAGTACTATTAAATTGTTGGGATCAGTTCCTGAAAATCTGTATTCGTGGGATACATTTATGAATGAA GTAAAGGAACAGTTTATGTTTGGTGCAGTATTTGCACTGGAAATGGTACCATTCAGTCTATTAGATGAATCTGAGTCATTTGATCTGGATATTATAAAAGATGAATCTGGAGTGAATATTGATGATGTATGGACACTATCAAATATGAAAGACAAATCTGGCAGACTCAGACTTGCTAATGTCTTTGTTCATGCAGTTGAAAAAGGATTCctataa